The Hyphomicrobiales bacterium genomic sequence ACGCCATCTTGGCGCTGCCGATATTCGACGAGTAGATTAACACTTCCGGCACGGTCAGCACGCGGTGCTTGCCGTGGAAATCGCTGATCGTGCGCCCGCCGACCCGGATCGGCCGCGTCGCGTCATAGGTGCTTTCCAGCGTCACCTGTCCGGAATCGAGCGCCATCGCGGTGTTGAAGGTCTTGAACACCGAGCCCATTTCGAACACGCCCGCCGTCGCCCGGTTCATGCGGTCCTTCTCGAGAGCCTGCACGGGATCGTTCGGGTCATAGTCGGGCAGCGACGACATGGCGATCACTTCGCCGGTGTGCACGTCGAGCACGATGCCGATACCGGCAATCGCCTGGAAACGCTCCATCGCCCGTGAGATCTCGTCGCGCACCGCATGCTGGACGCGCAGATCGACCGCTAGCTTGACCGGCTCGAGCGTGGTTTCCTTCTTGGCGAAGCCGAACTGGTGCAGTTCGGCGAGGCCTTGCCCGTCGACATGCTTTTCGATGCCGGCAATGCCCTCATTGTCGACGTTGACGTGGCCGACGATATGGCTGACCGCCGGGCCGCCCGGATAGAAACGGCGGTTCTCGGTCAAAAACCCGATGCCGGGAATGCCGAGCCGGTGGATGGCGTGTTTCTGTGCCGGCGTGATCTCGCGCTTCAGCCAGACGAAACCGGCATTGCTGGCGAGCCGCTTGCGGGTAGTGCGATCGCCCAGTTCGGGCAGAACGCTCGACAAGAGTTCGATCGCCTCATCGACATCGAGGATCTTGCGCGGTTCGGCGAACAGCGAGTCGGTGCGGATATCGGTCGCCAGGATCTTGCCGTTGCGGTCGACCAGATCGGGCCGCGCCGCCGCCACCATGTCTTCCGCCGTCAGTCGCGCCCGCCCCGGCCCGTCATCGGTCAGCCCGAGCGAAACGAGCCGCCCGGCGATCACCAGATAGGCGAGCGCGAACATCACCATGGCAAGCGTCACCCGCCGCCGCATATCGGGGCCTTCGCTGCGCACGTGGCGCGACCAGCCGCCATGGGCGTCGTGCGAAGAGGACATAATCGGGGGCGTATCGACCATTGCGCTCCCCTACCTGATCGCCGAAGTGCCGGAGCCGGCAACGCCGCCGAGCGGCGGCGCACCATCCAAGGGCGCCACCTCGACCGGACGAGCCGGCAGATCGTCGATGCCGATCACCTGGGTCGGCTCCATCGGCTGCAGTTCGAACTGTTCCTGATAGCGCTCGACCAGGCTCTGCAGGCGGGCCGGCTGCGTCAGCACGCTCCACTCGGCGCGCAGATCCTGGATCGCGTTCTTTTCCTCGTCGATCTTCTCGCGCAGATCGGCAACGTCCTGCGACACCAGTTCAGCGTCGTATTTGCGGTCGTAGACAAGCGCCGCCGCCGCGATCATGGCGATGAGGAAGAACAGGTTGAGCGCCCGCATCATGACGACATCCTCCCGCCTGCGAACTCGGGCAGGAGCGGCAGTCCGAGTGCCTTGAAATCGATCGGGCCTGAGCTGCCAGCCGGCGCATCGGTACGCTCCGCTGCGCGCAGCCTCGCAGACCGGGCGCGCGGGTTGACGGCAAGTTCCGCCGCGCCGGGCTCGACCGGCTTGCGCGATAGCAGGTGGAAAGTCTGCGGCGGCCCTTCCTCGATCACCGGCATGTGGCGCGAGCCCGCCGGGCGCGGCTGGCCGGTCAGCGCCAGAAACCGCTTCACGATGCGATCTTCCAGACTGTGGAAGGTGACGACCGCAAGCCGCCCGCCCTCGGCAAGCACGGCTTCGGCGGCGATCAGCGCGTCGGCGAGCTGCTGAAGCTCGCGATTGACGTAGATGCGCAGCGCCTGGAACGTCCGCGTTGCGGGATGGATCGCAGAACCGCGACGCCCGCCGACAGCGGTATCGATCAGATCGGCGAGTTCCGCGGTGCGCAGGATCGGCGCCTTGTCGCGCCGCGCCACGATCGCCCGCACGATCGGCTTGACCTTCTTCTCCTCGCCGAGCGTGCCGATCAGGCGCACCAGATCGCCCGGCGCCATATGGTTGACCACGTCGGCCGCGCTCGGATCCTCACAAGCGTCATCGCCGGCGCTTTCCATGCGCATGTCGAGTGGCCCGTCGAAACGGAACGAAAAGCCCCGCTCGGCCTCGTCGATCTGCATCGAGGAAACGCCGATATCGAGCACCACGCCGTCGACCGTTTCGCGGCCGAGCTCGCGGGCATGGTCATCGAGATCGCCGAACCGCCCTTCGACCAGCGTGAGGCGGCCAGCGCTTTCGGCCTCGAGCGCGCGTCCCGCGGCAATCGCACCCGGATCGCGGTCAATCGCGATCACGTTCGCGCCCGTATTGAGCAGCGCCTTGGTATAGCCACCTGCGCCGAAGGTGCCGTCGACGATGGTCTTGCCCGCTGCAGGCTCAAGCGCGGCGAGCACCTCGTCCAGCAGCACCGGGATGTGGCGATCGCCGGACGGCGCCGCGCTTTGTGCGTTCGCCATCATGAAGGCTCTCCCGTCGCCGACCCAGAAACCGGTCCAGCAACCGGTCCAGAAACCGGCGTTCCCTTGCGCAAGACGAGCGCCCGGCGCCGCGCCTCCTCGCGGTGTTCCGCGAACCGTTCGGGATGCCAGATCTGAAACTTGTAGCCCTGGCCGACAAAGGTCACCTGATCGGTGAGGCCGGCGAAATCCTTCAGCGCCTCGGACAGCATCACCCGGCCGTCCTGATCGATGCGCAACGCCTCGCTCATGCCGTAGAACGCCGTCGACAGATAGTCGTGATCCTCGGTGAAGGGTTCGAAACGGGCGAGCCGCGCGCCGATCACCGCCAGCAGCTCGTTGCCGCCGGCATCGATCGCGTTCATGTCGAGGGAGGGATAGCAGTGCAGCCCTTCGTAGCCGTCGCGCGCCAGGACCGCACGGAAGGGTGCCGGCACGGAGACGCGGCCCTTGCTGTCGATCTTGTTGGTTATTGTTCCGACGAAGCCGGTCATGACGCCACATGTTCCCGTTTTCCCCGCCATCGCGCCGCTGCCGAAACACAGCAATGCCGTGGCGAAAGGCCCGTCCGCGCGGCTCGGAAACCCGGAAAACCGTATGACGCACCGCCGCTACACGTCCCTTGCTGGAACAACGCCCATCGGCTCGATATGGGATAATCTGGGATACCATGGAGTCTTCATGGGCGTCAACGGAATCACCGGTCCGTGGCGACACGGATGACCCGGCCCTTTCATTAACCCCTTGTATGCTTAACAAGTGGTTACTTTTCGCCGTAGCCCTTCTTGGAAAAGGGCTTTTCCGCCTCATTCCGAAACACTGGAGCAGATGCCGTAACGTCACATGAAATACAGGCGTGAGTAGTGGGAAAAATGAAATTATCCACTTGCGGCGGCAACAAGGACCTCAGGGCAAATTTGCTTGCGAAAAACGGAAAATTCTTTCCCGCAGAAAAGAACGGATTCCGGAATTATTCGGAGGAACGCCACGTTCGACGCATTGATTCGCAGATTGACGTTACGGAAGGGTGATAAAGTGCCAGTCGGCCTGTAAGCCGGGTTCTGTAAGGCGGGCGCGAAGCCCGCGTGACGACCATTCATCTGGGACGCCCGTTACCGGACGCCTCGTGCAACCAACCCGGACGACTGGCCTGGAAACGGGCCTGAACGGCTTGCGCCATCCGCGTCGTCCCTATTCGGTCTTGCTCCCGGTGGGGTTTACCATGCCGCCCCCGTTGCCGGCGGCGCGGTGGGCTCTTACCCCACCCTTTCACCCTTACCGGCTGGCTGACGCCGCCGGCGGTTTGCTTTCTGTGGCCCTTTCCCTAGGGTCACCCCCGCCGGGCGTTACCCGGCACCGTGTCTCCGTGGAGCCCGGACTTTCCTCCCCGGCGGGTTTTCACCGCTTGCCGGAGCGGCCGTCCGGCCAACTGGCCTTCCCGATAAAGGGGGCTTTGCCGCCGCCGTCAAGAGACTGCCGGGACTTTTGCCATCGAAGGTGTTGCGGCAATCTCTTCGGCGATCACCTGCACCCCCGCCACGATCTCCTCGTCGTCGGGCATGGCGAAGCCGAGCACGAGGCCGCTGCGCCGTTCCTCGCCGATGTGAAAGGCGCTCAGCGCCCCGCAATCGATGCCGCGCGCGATCAGCCGCCGGGCGATCGCGACATCATCCACCGCCGGATCGCGGAACCGCACGGCAAGCTGCATGCCGCCATCGGGCACCGGCTCCGCCGTCAGTTGCGGACAGTGACACTCGATGGCGGCGACCAGCAGATCACGCCGACCCCGATAGATCGCCCCGACGCGGCGCATATGCGCCCGCAAATGCCCCTCGGAAAGGAAGGTCGCAAGCGCGCTTTGCACGGCAAACGCCGGCACCTTGCCGGTGTTGCGCTGCGCCTTGCGGAACGGCTCGACGAGTTCGTCGGGCAGGATCAGGAACGCGGTGCGGATCGCCGGCATCATGGTCTTGGAGAAGGTGCCGAGATAGATCACCCGCCCGCCGCCATCGAGGCCGGCGAGCGCCGGGATCGGCCGGCCGCGATAGTGGAACTCGCTGTCGTAATCGTCCTCGATCACATAGGCGCCGGCCTGCGACGCCGCCTCGAGCAATGCCAGCCGGCGCTCCAGGCTCATCGTCATGCCGAGCGGGTATTGGTGCGACGGCGTCACGTAAATGAGTCGCGGGTTCGCCCCCGCGAGCACATCCACCACGATCCCCTCACCGTCGACGGGCACCGGTGTCACCTTCGCCCCGACGCCACGCAGCGAAATCAGCGCGCCGGTATAGACCGGGTTCTCGACGGCGGATTCGTCGCCTTCATCGAGCAGCATGCGGGCGGTGAGATCGAGCGCGGCCTGCGCCGAGGAAAGCACCAGCACACGCCCTGGGTCGGCCTTGACGCCACGTGTTTCGGCAAGGTGATCAACGATCGCCTGTTTCAGAGCCGGCAAGCCGTCATAGGCATCGTAGCCGCTCTGGCCGCGATCGGGCCGCCGCGCGCCGGCTCTCAGCAACCGCCCCCACAGATCGTTCGGGAACAGCCGTACATCCGGCACGCCCGGACTGAACGCCGGCCCGGTGCCGCTCTCGCGGCGCATAAAGGTGGACAGGGCCACCCCCTGACGCGACAGCCGCGCTGCGCGCGGACCCGGGTTGTCGTCCCTGCCGACCTTCTCCGCAGGTATCGTCGGCAGCGCTTGTGCCGTTTCGGCAACGAAGGTGCCCGCCCCAACCCGCGCATCGACGAAGCCTTCCAGCGTCAGCTGATCGAGCGCCGCCGTCACCGTCGTCCGCGACAGGCCGAGCGTCGCCGAAAGCTGCCGGCTCGATGGCAGGCGGACCCCGGCCGGAATGCGTCCGTCGAGAATGGCGCTACGCATCTGGCGATAGATCTGGCGCGACAGCGGATCGCCGCTCTCGCCGTCGACACGGATCAGACCGGAAACCGGGAATGTCATGGCAGCCCTCGCGGCACGGATAATTGGCATCATGATTATTCAAAGAATGGCTCTTTATGAAGGGCCAATTTTGGATTTCTCATGAGGCCACCGCAGTTCGCGACGGCCAATGCCCGCCGCCGACAGGGGAGTGACCCGAAATGACGCCAGACTTCGCCTTTCCGCTCGCCACCGCCATGACCGCGCCGAACGAGCCGGGCCGCGCGTCCGCGCTCCTCTTCGCCCATGGCACCATGACGTTGCGCTACTACGCGCCGCGCGGCCACGACGCGCAGACACCGCACGACCAGGACGAAATCTATGTCGTCGCCTCCGGCTCCGGCACCTTCGAATGCGACGGCGTCAGAAAGCCGTTCGTGGCGGGCGACGCGCTGTTCGTTGCCGCTGGCATCGACCACCGCTTTCTCGATTTCACCGAGGATTTCGGCACCTGGGTGATCTTCTATGGTGCCACCGGCGGCGAAGCCTCAGCAGAGGAAAGAAGCGAGCCGTGAGCCAGCACACCCAGACCGTCGGCCGCGGCATCGCCCTTGCCTTCGTCTGCCTGTTCATCCTCGGCGTCATGCCGGTGATTTCGAACGGGCGACCGGAAGGCTTCGACGCGCTCGGCTTCGCCTTCTTCCTGTCGCTGTGGCAACTCGCCTGCGCGCTGCCGGTCGTCGCGCTCGAACGCGCTGCCGGGCGCAGCGGCCTGTTCGCGGCAAGCCTCTCGGCAGAAGAAAAACGCCGCACCATCCTCGTCGTCATCGGCACCGGCGCGATCTTCGGCCTGTCGACCTACATCTACGTGCTGGCGGTGGAAAAAGCCGGCACGGTCAGTGCCGCGCTCGCCATCCAGGCCTATCCGCTGTTCGCCATGCTGTGGGAGAGCCTGTTCCTGAAGCGCGGCAAGAGCCCGGCCGAACTCGGCTTCACACTGCTCTTGATCGCCGCCCTCTCCTATCTCGCAACGGGCGGAAGCTGGAAGATCGACGGGCTTTCCGTCTGGTTCCTGCTGGCGCTCGCGATTCCCTTCCTGTGGAGCGTCGCCCATGTCATCATCAAGGAGGAACTTGGCCGCACCCCGATCACGCCGGCCGAGGTGACCTTCCTGCGCGTGCTCGTCTCCAGCATTTTTCTCGGCGCCGTCGCGCTTTCCGGCAACGGCATCGGCACAACGCTGGAACAGGCCATGAATGGCGGTTTCCAGACCTTCGCGATTGCCATGGGCGTGGTCTATTTCGTCGAGCTGCTGGTGTGGTTCTATGCGGTCAGAAGCATCGATGTGTCGCTGGCCAGTTCGATCACCATTCCCGCCCCCGTGGTCACCATGGCATTGGCCATCCTGTTCCTCGGCGAAGCGATCGAAACCTATGAACTCGTCGGCATGGGTCTCGTGTTCGTCAGCCTCTACGGCCTCCTCTATGCCGGCCACCGCCGCCGCAAATCCGTTCTCGCCTGAGGAAAGGAACTCGCCATGCTGATCCTGCGTCCCAACTGCGAATGCTGCGACCGCGACCTGTCGCCCGCCGACCCGGATGCGTTCATCTGCACCTTCGAGTGCACCTTCTGCGCCGACTGTGCCGAAGGCCTCGACCACACCTGCCCCAACTGTACCGGCAACCTGGTCGTCCGCCCGATCCGGCCACCGGCAAAGCTTGAAAAGTATCCCGCTTCGACCGAGCGGATCTACAACCCCGCCCACAAGGCCAAACTGAAGAAGCCCCAGGAGTAACTCCCATGTCCGCCGCCTATTCCGCGACGAAAATGAACAAGGTCCGCGTCGGCAACCGCGCCGATTACGATCATGAGGCCGTGCACGCAATCCTCGATGCCGGCATGGTCGGCCATGTTGGTTTCATCGACAACGGCCGCCCGATCGTCATCCCGATGCTCTATGCCCGCGACGGCGAGACCCTCTACCTGCACGGCGCCAAGGCGGCCCGCCTCATCAAGATGCTCGCCGGCGGCGCGCCGGTCTGCGTCGAGGTCACCCATGTCGATGGTATCGTCGTCGCCCGATCGGCCATGCATTCCTCGATGAACTACCGCTCGGTGGTCGTGCACGGCACCGCGCGCGCGATCGAAATCGGCAGTGACGAACACACCCGCGCGCTCGAACTGATCACCGAGCAGGTGATCCCGGGTCGCTGGGCCGAAGTTCGCCCGATGCTCGACAAGGAGGTGAAGGCGACCGGCGTCATCGCGGTTTCGATCGACGAAGCCGCCGCCAAGGCCCGCGACGGTGAACCGGTCGATGAGGAGGCGGATTATGCCGATCCGGTCTGGGGCGGCGTCGTTCCGGTCAAGACCGTCTACGGTCCGGCCGAAGGCGACTCACGCCTGCTGCCGGGGGTCGACGTGCCGGCGTCGGTTTCGGCCCTGACGAAAAACGGCTGACGGCAGAGCCTGAAAAAGAAAAGGCCGCAGACGATCCCGTCTGCGGCTTCATCCTGCGGCACGCTTGTGCCCCACGCGCTAGCGCCAGTCGAAGGAAAGCGGGGCCTCGCGAAACGCGAAGCGGTCGAGATGGCTCTCGACGACGCCTTTCAACGCTTCGAGCTGGCCCGGCGCGCTTGCCTCGATACGGCATTCGAGTACGTCTTCGCGGGCGACCATGGTGAAGACGGCGTCGCCCGGCCAGTCGGCGCCGCGCGCATCGCGCGGAAACGTCACCGTCCCCTTTTCGGGCGTAAACTCCACCGCCAGATTGTGGCTCCAGTGCTTGCAGAGCTGCTGGAGGTAACGGCTGCCGTTCTCTGTGGGAACGCGCGCTTCGCCAATTACACTCATGGAGGCTCCTTTCATCGCGGTCTGATCTGCATGCGGCCGGCTTTGCCTGGGAGGGTTCAAAGCCGTTCGATCCGCTGCGCAGTTTCGTCGATGATTGCGGCAACCTCATGCACCGTATCGCGGGTGGTGTCGTCATCCTCGATGCGCGCCCGCAAGGCGGCCTTCAGATTGTCCATCGCCCGGAAGATCGGGTTGATGTCCCGCTCGCCGATCCGGCCACCGAGCGTGGCGAGGCGGTCGAACAGACGGCGCACCGTTTCGGCATTGGTTTCCAGTTCGGCCGTGGCCTTTTCGGTCGTCGTGAAGACCTTGCGCGGGCCGCTGGAGTCGACCTCTTCGATGAGGCCCATATCCTGCAGCACCGAAAGAGCCGGATAGATCACGCCCGGGCTCGGGGCATAGACGCCCTGCGATGCCTCTTCGATGGCGCGGATCAGATCGTAGCCGTGGCGCGGCTCTTCCGCGACCAGCTTCAGCACCACGAGGCGCAGATCGTCGGACGTCAGAACGCGCCGACCATGACGCCGCCGTTCGCCGAAAATCTCTTCACTGCCGCGCCCGTGGCCACGCCCCGCACGGCCGCCATGGCCATGCTGATGGCGCCCACCCGGGCCTTTTTCATGTTGGTTTCTTCCATGTCTCATATGTGTTTTCTCCTGTTTAAGATATATTCAAGATATATCTTGATAGATCGCACTTCAAGACCGGCCCAAAAATATTTTTGCCGCCGCCCCGCGTCAAAAACCGCGTTGCCGAAAACCGGCGCGATCCCTACTGTCGCGTCATGTCGATGAACCCGCCCCGCTTCTCCCATACGCCCTATGCCGATCCGCGCGCCCGGCCCTTTGCCATCGGCATGGTGCCGCTGACGCCACTCGGCCTGTTCGAGGTCGATGCCGGCTACGGCGATTATCTGGCTGAGAAGCAGCGCCTGCTGGCGGAAAAACGCGACGCGGTCTTTCGCGTCGAGGACGGCACCGAGAACGCCCAGCGCGAGGTCCTCGATCTCGTCCTCGACGGTCTCGTTACCAATCACGGCGATCTCGTCTCGGTGGATGGCGATACGGTCATCGCAGCAGCGACCGGCGACAGCTTCCGTGTCTCGGATTTCGCCGCCGCACCGCTCGAACTCGCCAGCCGGCTGGTGCAGGAAGACCTCTGCCTGATGCGCAAGGGCGACGAGGGCTGGCGGCTCGCCGCGGCCTGCGTCTGTTTCCCGACGTCATGGTCGCTGGCGGAAAAGTTCTCCCGCCCGATGGCCGACATCCATCAGCCGGTGCCGGGTTTCGCCGGCCGCATGAACGCCATCATCGAGCGGATATTCGACAATCTGCTGGTCGACCAGCCGGTCGAACGCTTCAACTGGTCGTTCTACAGCGACGACGAGCTGCACCATCCCGAACCGCACGCGGAGAAATTCGAGGACCTCGATGACGAGGCGCTCGCCCGCACCCTCATCATCCGCGTGGAACGCCAGACCCTGACCCGGCTCGCCGGCAGCGGCGATATCCTGTTCACGATCCGCATCCACCGCGATCGGCTTGGCGAACTGACGAACCACGGCCAAGCAGCGGAACTGGCGGCCGGTTTGAAGATGCAGTTGATGGCGATGAACGAGGATCAGCTCGCCTACAAGGGCTTCATCCGCTCGCGCGACCGCATCGCAGCCTTTCTCGACACGCTCGGAGACTAAGACGGCCCGGTTAGAGCGTATTCCCGAACCGGAGGTCCGCGTAAGCGGAAAGTGGGAACCGGTTTTCGGACAAGAATACGCGTCTAAACAAGCCGACTAACTTGCGTTGCCGTCGAACAACCGCACGCCCGGCCGTCGCAGCACCAGAACCAGCGCCGCCCCGGTCAGCAGACCGCCGATATGCGCCCACCAGGCGACTTCGCCGTCGTCCGGCAACATCACATTGACGAACTGCAGCGCGATCCATGCGCCGAGCGCCCAGGCTGCCGAGATCGGTACCGGGATCTTGCTCAGCACCAGCACCCATACGCGGATCTTCGGATGCAGCATGAGATAGGCGGCAATGATGCCCGACGCCGCGCCGGACGCCCCGATCAGCGGCGCGTCCGAAGTCGGCATCATCATGATGTGGAAGGCGGCGGCACCGGCCGCGCAGGCGACGTAGAAGATCAGGAAGCGGAAGTGCCCCATGGCATCTTCGACATTGTCGCCGAACACCCAGATGAACAGCATGTTGCCGATCAGATGCAGCCAGTCGCCGTGCACGAAGGTGTAGGTAACGAGCGTCAGATTCTCCGGCACCAGCCCATAGCCCGGCGGCAGCACCTTCTGGTCGAGGATCACCGAGGGCACGACACCGAGGCCGAGCGCGTTCGCCTTCAGCCCGTCGATAAAGACGCCGCTCTGGAAGAAAACGAACATGAAGATGGCGATCGCCATCACACCGAGGGTGACATATTGCAGCCGGACGTGTTCGAGCCGGTTGTAATCATAGATCGGAATGAACATCCGCCCGGCTCTCCGTTCTAGCCCGCCTACCGGTTCTGGCCCGGCACCCAAAGAACGTCGGCGCGACCATGATCGTTGACGTGGCGCGCGGCGACGAAGAAGAAATCCGAAAGCCGGTTGAGATAGCGCGGCACCGGCGTGCCGACCTCTTCATCCTCGCATGAGGAAAGTTCGACGACCATACGCTCGGCGCGGCGCGAAACCGTGCGGCAGAGGTGCAGATAGGCCGCCGCCGGCGACCCGCCCGGCAGCACGAAGGAGCGCAGCGGCTCGAGATCGGCATTCAGCTTGTCGATCTCTTTTTCCAACCGCGTGACCTGCGCGTCGGTGATGCGCAGCGGCTCGTAGCCGAGATACTCAGCCGTTGGCGGCGTCGCCAGATCGGCGCCAAGATCGAACAGATCGTTCTGGATGCGCATCAGCATCGCGTCGAGGTCCGGCAGGTCGGCCGTGTGCAGGCGCACCAGCCCGACCGTCGCGTTGGTTTCGTCGACCGTGCCGTAGGCCGCAACCCGCAGATCGTATTTCGCGCGGCGCGCTCCGCTTGCCAGCGCCGTGGTGCCGTCATCACCGGTCTTTGTGTAGATCTTGTTCAAAACAACCACGGAACCGCTCTCCGAAACCCGAATCTGTTCGCCCGGTCAGGCCTTCGACATGAAGTAGATGGCCGCCATGACGATCGCAAGCGCCACTGCCTGCAGGATGACGCGGGCGCGCATCAGGTTCTGCGAGGTTTTCGCACTGCCGCCGCGCACCATGTTGAAAAGTCCAAGGATCAGCACGATGGCGACAAGGCCGAGTGCGATCGGGATGAGGTTGTAAAAGACGCTGGCCATGATGCGGGCGGAATCCTCGCGCGTGGAAAGGGAACAGGCCGTGAAAGGTAGGGCGTTTCGGCGGCCTGAGAAAGCCGGGCCGCCACAAAAAGCTGAAAACCCTTCGCGTCTCAGGTGTTGGCGTTGGAAACGGCGGCAAGAAATCGCTGCATCAGCCGGTTCGGCAGGATGCGTTTCAGTGCGCCCATCAGATAGGTCGGGAAGGTCACGCAGTAATAGGGCTTAGGGCGCGAACTCATGAGCGCATGGCGCAGCTTGGCGACCACCGCGCTCGATTGCAGCGTGAAGACACCGGCGCTGCGCCCACGGAACCGCCCGAGGCTCTCCTCATAGACCTTTTGATGCGGCGACCCCTCGATCACGATGTTGCGGCGGAAGGCGGCAACCGCGTTCTGGCCGAACTTGGTGGCGATCGGTCCCGGCTCGATCGAGACGACCGCAATCCCCGTGCCATAGAGTTCCTGGCGCAGCGTGTCGGTGAGGCCTTCGAGCGCGAATTTCGACGCGTTGTAGGCGCCGCGATACTTCATCGCGACGAAGCCGAGCACCGACGAGCACTGGATGATGCGCCCGCGCCCGTTCGCCCGCATCGCCGGAATGAGCCGCCGCGTCAGCTCATGCCAGCCGAACAGATTGGTCTCGAACTGAACGCGCAGCGCATCCGTCGGCAGATCCTCCACCGCGCCCGGCTGGCCATAGGCGCCATTGTTGAAGAGCGCGTAGAGCTTGCCGTTCGTGCGCTCCAGCACCGTTGCGGCAACTGCCTCGATCGAGGCCTGATCCGTATAGTCGAGATAGAGCGCCTCGATGCCGTCGACCGCGTCGAGCCGGGCGATGTCTTCCGCCTTGCGCGCGGTCGCAAACACCCGCCAGCCGCGCGCCGCGAGATCGAGCGCGGCAGCTTCGCCAATGCCCGACGAGCAGCCGGTGATCAGGATCGATTTGTCACTCATGGTCACAGCGTCCTCAATGACTGGCGCGAGATGCGGCAAAGGGTCTGTCGCCTCGAACGAGAAGCAGTAGACAAAAGGTGCTCTCGGCAAGCAAGCAAATGGCATAGGCCGGCATGAAGCTCGCGGTCAGCTCCGGCGCGAGCAGGCGGATGAAACTACCGGCGAGATAGACCGCTCCGGCGGCGAGCAGCGCAAACCCGATCAATCTGGCGATACCGCCGACGCGAGCCAGCAGCATGCCGACCAGCAGCGAGTTCACGCCGAAGAACAACAGCCCGATATCGTAGCCGATACCGTGCATCGCGATCAGCGTATAGGCCACGCCC encodes the following:
- a CDS encoding rhomboid family intramembrane serine protease — encoded protein: MFIPIYDYNRLEHVRLQYVTLGVMAIAIFMFVFFQSGVFIDGLKANALGLGVVPSVILDQKVLPPGYGLVPENLTLVTYTFVHGDWLHLIGNMLFIWVFGDNVEDAMGHFRFLIFYVACAAGAAAFHIMMMPTSDAPLIGASGAASGIIAAYLMLHPKIRVWVLVLSKIPVPISAAWALGAWIALQFVNVMLPDDGEVAWWAHIGGLLTGAALVLVLRRPGVRLFDGNAS
- a CDS encoding ATP:cob(I)alamin adenosyltransferase, with product MVVLNKIYTKTGDDGTTALASGARRAKYDLRVAAYGTVDETNATVGLVRLHTADLPDLDAMLMRIQNDLFDLGADLATPPTAEYLGYEPLRITDAQVTRLEKEIDKLNADLEPLRSFVLPGGSPAAAYLHLCRTVSRRAERMVVELSSCEDEEVGTPVPRYLNRLSDFFFVAARHVNDHGRADVLWVPGQNR
- a CDS encoding short-chain dehydrogenase, which produces MSDKSILITGCSSGIGEAAALDLAARGWRVFATARKAEDIARLDAVDGIEALYLDYTDQASIEAVAATVLERTNGKLYALFNNGAYGQPGAVEDLPTDALRVQFETNLFGWHELTRRLIPAMRANGRGRIIQCSSVLGFVAMKYRGAYNASKFALEGLTDTLRQELYGTGIAVVSIEPGPIATKFGQNAVAAFRRNIVIEGSPHQKVYEESLGRFRGRSAGVFTLQSSAVVAKLRHALMSSRPKPYYCVTFPTYLMGALKRILPNRLMQRFLAAVSNANT
- a CDS encoding PadR family transcriptional regulator, with amino-acid sequence MRHGRNQHEKGPGGRHQHGHGGRAGRGHGRGSEEIFGERRRHGRRVLTSDDLRLVVLKLVAEEPRHGYDLIRAIEEASQGVYAPSPGVIYPALSVLQDMGLIEEVDSSGPRKVFTTTEKATAELETNAETVRRLFDRLATLGGRIGERDINPIFRAMDNLKAALRARIEDDDTTRDTVHEVAAIIDETAQRIERL